In one Elephas maximus indicus isolate mEleMax1 chromosome 9, mEleMax1 primary haplotype, whole genome shotgun sequence genomic region, the following are encoded:
- the LOC126082640 gene encoding cyclin-dependent kinase inhibitor 2A-like isoform X3, producing the protein MMMGSARVAELLLLHGAEPNCADPATLTRPVHDAAREGFLDTLMVLHRAGARLDVRDAWGRLPVDLAEERGHRDVSLYLRAAAGDTEGGDRAHGDAAEGSAVVRRQRQL; encoded by the exons ATGATGATGGGCAGCGCCCGTGTGGCGGAGCTGCTGCTGCTCCACGGCGCGGAGCCCAACTGCGCGGACCCCGCCACCCTCACCCGACCGGTGCACGACGCCGCGCGGGAGGGCTTCCTGGACACGCTGATGGTGCTGCATCGCGCCGGGGCGCGGCTGGACGTGCGCGACGCCTGGGGCCGCCTGCCCGTGGACCTGGCTGAGGAGCGGGGTCACCGCGACGTCTCCCTGTACCTGCGTGCGGCCGCGGGGGACACCGAAGGCGGCGACCGCGCCCATGGAGACGCCGCAGAGGGCTCAGCAG TTGTTCGCAGACAGCGCCAACTGTAA
- the LOC126082640 gene encoding cyclin-dependent kinase inhibitor 2A-like isoform X1, with product MEPTADSLATAAARGRAREVRALLRAGAQPNAPNRYGRRPIQVMMMGSARVAELLLLHGAEPNCADPATLTRPVHDAAREGFLDTLMVLHRAGARLDVRDAWGRLPVDLAEERGHRDVSLYLRAAAGDTEGGDRAHGDAAEGSAVVRRQRQL from the exons ATGGAGCCCACCGCCGACTCGCTGGCCACGGCGGCCGCCCGAGGCCGGGCCCGGGAGGTGCGGGCGCTGCTGCGGGCGGGGGCGCAGCCTAACGCGCCGAACCGCTACGGGCGCCGCCCGATCCAG GTCATGATGATGGGCAGCGCCCGTGTGGCGGAGCTGCTGCTGCTCCACGGCGCGGAGCCCAACTGCGCGGACCCCGCCACCCTCACCCGACCGGTGCACGACGCCGCGCGGGAGGGCTTCCTGGACACGCTGATGGTGCTGCATCGCGCCGGGGCGCGGCTGGACGTGCGCGACGCCTGGGGCCGCCTGCCCGTGGACCTGGCTGAGGAGCGGGGTCACCGCGACGTCTCCCTGTACCTGCGTGCGGCCGCGGGGGACACCGAAGGCGGCGACCGCGCCCATGGAGACGCCGCAGAGGGCTCAGCAG TTGTTCGCAGACAGCGCCAACTGTAA